Proteins co-encoded in one Pieris napi chromosome 10, ilPieNapi1.2, whole genome shotgun sequence genomic window:
- the LOC125052999 gene encoding proteoglycan Cow isoform X3 — protein sequence MRAAALIPLAALLALASARSDHDFEFDDTPEAESRRPRRYIYDPHSEVCRSLVCKKREVCLLRDSYTAFCANKKDVLRRGDVIVSAVGTGSGPDDEDVFYESRALPDQPEVVDFPVPSVKNERCVGCSGVSRGGFLCGSDNRTYSSLCRLDLHNCVHRPRPSVRLACAGFCPCPHRSDETARIPVPRPHRTRTRSDEQERRRRRLEVRTNEVMLPRRRPSAPPQTCALDKMADRLLDWFSVLMEQAGATPPPPRGFGADCKPEVRWMFRHLDSAGDGLLQPDDLYALSHDERERCLRPFLARCGLGAGGIGRAAWCGCLRGASRPCAAWARAARGRGRGAYVPACDARGFYRPRQCHAALAVCWCVDAHGQELPGSRTKGAPSCPGEVEESDEGAEGAPADDEDEGGSGDREPDLRD from the exons ATGCGAGCCGCAGCTCTGATTCCGCTGGCAGCCTTACTGGCGCTGGCTTCTGCGCGCTCTGATCACGATTTTGAGTTCGACGATACCCCG GAGGCGGAGTCACGGCGGCCGCGTCGTTACATCTACGATCCGCACA GCGAAGTGTGCAGATCGCTGGTGTGCAAGAAGCGCGAGGTTTGTCTGCTGCGTGACTCGTATACTGCCTTCTGCGCCAATAAGAAGGATGTCCTGCGTCGCGG AGACGTCATAGTGTCGGCGGTGGGCACGGGCAGCGGGCCCGACGATGAGGACGTGTTCTACGAGTCGCGAGCTCTGCCCGACCAGCCCGAAGTGGTCGACTTTCCGGTACCTTCTGTCAAAAACGAAAG GTGCGTTGGCTGCTCGGGCGTCTCTCGCGGAGGCTTCCTATGCGGCTCCGACAACCGCACGTACTCCTCGCTCTGTCGACTCGACCTACACAACTGCGTGCACCGTCCGCGCCCTTCTGTACGCCTCGCTTGCGCCGGCTTCTGTCCGTGCCCTCACCGCAG CGATGAGACAGCGCGTATCCCCGTTCCGCGCCCGCATCGCACGCGTACACGCTCCGACGAG CAGGAGCGGCGTCGGAGACGGCTCGAGGTGCGTACCAACGAGGTGATGTTGCCGCGACGTCGACCCTCTGCACCTCCGCAGACTTGCGCGCTCGACAAGATGGCCGACCGTCTTCTCGACTGGTTTTCCGTCCTGATGGAACAGGCGGGTGCGACGCCGCCGCCGCCGCGAGGTTTCGGCGCCGACTGCAAGCCTGAAGTGCGCTGGATGTTCCGTCATCTCGACTCTGCTGGCGACGGCCTATTACAACCTGACGATCTATATGCGCTGAGTCACGATGAGCGCGAGCGATGTCTACGTCCCTTTCTGGCGCGTTGCGGCCTCGGCGCGGGCGGAATCGGTCGAGCGGCGTGGTGCGGCTGCCTGCGAGGCGCGTCGAGGCCCTGTGCTGCGTGGGCGAGAGCCGCCCGCGGCCGGGGCAGAGGCGCCTACGTGCCGGCCTGCGACGCCAGAGGCTTCTACCGCCCGCGCCAATGCCACGCCGCGCTAGCCGTCTGCTGGTGCGTGGACGCGCACGGCCAGGAACTGCCCGGCTCGAGAACCAAAGGCGCGCCGTCGTGTCCAG GTGAAGTCGAGGAAAGTGATGAGGGCGCCGAAGGAGCACCGGCAGACGACGAGGACGAGGGCGGTAGCGGCGATCGAGAGCCCGACTTGCGTGACTGA
- the LOC125052999 gene encoding proteoglycan Cow isoform X2, whose product MRAAALIPLAALLALASARSDHDFEFDDTPEAESRRPRRYIYDPHSEVCRSLVCKKREVCLLRDSYTAFCANKKDVLRRGDVIVSAVGTGSGPDDEDVFYESRALPDQPEVVDFPVPSVKNERCVGCSGVSRGGFLCGSDNRTYSSLCRLDLHNCVHRPRPSVRLACAGFCPCPHRSSDETARIPVPRPHRTRTRSDEERRRRRLEVRTNEVMLPRRRPSAPPQTCALDKMADRLLDWFSVLMEQAGATPPPPRGFGADCKPEVRWMFRHLDSAGDGLLQPDDLYALSHDERERCLRPFLARCGLGAGGIGRAAWCGCLRGASRPCAAWARAARGRGRGAYVPACDARGFYRPRQCHAALAVCWCVDAHGQELPGSRTKGAPSCPGEVEESDEGAEGAPADDEDEGGSGDREPDLRD is encoded by the exons ATGCGAGCCGCAGCTCTGATTCCGCTGGCAGCCTTACTGGCGCTGGCTTCTGCGCGCTCTGATCACGATTTTGAGTTCGACGATACCCCG GAGGCGGAGTCACGGCGGCCGCGTCGTTACATCTACGATCCGCACA GCGAAGTGTGCAGATCGCTGGTGTGCAAGAAGCGCGAGGTTTGTCTGCTGCGTGACTCGTATACTGCCTTCTGCGCCAATAAGAAGGATGTCCTGCGTCGCGG AGACGTCATAGTGTCGGCGGTGGGCACGGGCAGCGGGCCCGACGATGAGGACGTGTTCTACGAGTCGCGAGCTCTGCCCGACCAGCCCGAAGTGGTCGACTTTCCGGTACCTTCTGTCAAAAACGAAAG GTGCGTTGGCTGCTCGGGCGTCTCTCGCGGAGGCTTCCTATGCGGCTCCGACAACCGCACGTACTCCTCGCTCTGTCGACTCGACCTACACAACTGCGTGCACCGTCCGCGCCCTTCTGTACGCCTCGCTTGCGCCGGCTTCTGTCCGTGCCCTCACCGCAG CAGCGATGAGACAGCGCGTATCCCCGTTCCGCGCCCGCATCGCACGCGTACACGCTCCGACGAG GAGCGGCGTCGGAGACGGCTCGAGGTGCGTACCAACGAGGTGATGTTGCCGCGACGTCGACCCTCTGCACCTCCGCAGACTTGCGCGCTCGACAAGATGGCCGACCGTCTTCTCGACTGGTTTTCCGTCCTGATGGAACAGGCGGGTGCGACGCCGCCGCCGCCGCGAGGTTTCGGCGCCGACTGCAAGCCTGAAGTGCGCTGGATGTTCCGTCATCTCGACTCTGCTGGCGACGGCCTATTACAACCTGACGATCTATATGCGCTGAGTCACGATGAGCGCGAGCGATGTCTACGTCCCTTTCTGGCGCGTTGCGGCCTCGGCGCGGGCGGAATCGGTCGAGCGGCGTGGTGCGGCTGCCTGCGAGGCGCGTCGAGGCCCTGTGCTGCGTGGGCGAGAGCCGCCCGCGGCCGGGGCAGAGGCGCCTACGTGCCGGCCTGCGACGCCAGAGGCTTCTACCGCCCGCGCCAATGCCACGCCGCGCTAGCCGTCTGCTGGTGCGTGGACGCGCACGGCCAGGAACTGCCCGGCTCGAGAACCAAAGGCGCGCCGTCGTGTCCAG GTGAAGTCGAGGAAAGTGATGAGGGCGCCGAAGGAGCACCGGCAGACGACGAGGACGAGGGCGGTAGCGGCGATCGAGAGCCCGACTTGCGTGACTGA
- the LOC125052999 gene encoding proteoglycan Cow isoform X4 encodes MRAAALIPLAALLALASARSDHDFEFDDTPEAESRRPRRYIYDPHSEVCRSLVCKKREVCLLRDSYTAFCANKKDVLRRGDVIVSAVGTGSGPDDEDVFYESRALPDQPEVVDFPVPSVKNERCVGCSGVSRGGFLCGSDNRTYSSLCRLDLHNCVHRPRPSVRLACAGFCPCPHRSDETARIPVPRPHRTRTRSDEERRRRRLEVRTNEVMLPRRRPSAPPQTCALDKMADRLLDWFSVLMEQAGATPPPPRGFGADCKPEVRWMFRHLDSAGDGLLQPDDLYALSHDERERCLRPFLARCGLGAGGIGRAAWCGCLRGASRPCAAWARAARGRGRGAYVPACDARGFYRPRQCHAALAVCWCVDAHGQELPGSRTKGAPSCPGEVEESDEGAEGAPADDEDEGGSGDREPDLRD; translated from the exons ATGCGAGCCGCAGCTCTGATTCCGCTGGCAGCCTTACTGGCGCTGGCTTCTGCGCGCTCTGATCACGATTTTGAGTTCGACGATACCCCG GAGGCGGAGTCACGGCGGCCGCGTCGTTACATCTACGATCCGCACA GCGAAGTGTGCAGATCGCTGGTGTGCAAGAAGCGCGAGGTTTGTCTGCTGCGTGACTCGTATACTGCCTTCTGCGCCAATAAGAAGGATGTCCTGCGTCGCGG AGACGTCATAGTGTCGGCGGTGGGCACGGGCAGCGGGCCCGACGATGAGGACGTGTTCTACGAGTCGCGAGCTCTGCCCGACCAGCCCGAAGTGGTCGACTTTCCGGTACCTTCTGTCAAAAACGAAAG GTGCGTTGGCTGCTCGGGCGTCTCTCGCGGAGGCTTCCTATGCGGCTCCGACAACCGCACGTACTCCTCGCTCTGTCGACTCGACCTACACAACTGCGTGCACCGTCCGCGCCCTTCTGTACGCCTCGCTTGCGCCGGCTTCTGTCCGTGCCCTCACCGCAG CGATGAGACAGCGCGTATCCCCGTTCCGCGCCCGCATCGCACGCGTACACGCTCCGACGAG GAGCGGCGTCGGAGACGGCTCGAGGTGCGTACCAACGAGGTGATGTTGCCGCGACGTCGACCCTCTGCACCTCCGCAGACTTGCGCGCTCGACAAGATGGCCGACCGTCTTCTCGACTGGTTTTCCGTCCTGATGGAACAGGCGGGTGCGACGCCGCCGCCGCCGCGAGGTTTCGGCGCCGACTGCAAGCCTGAAGTGCGCTGGATGTTCCGTCATCTCGACTCTGCTGGCGACGGCCTATTACAACCTGACGATCTATATGCGCTGAGTCACGATGAGCGCGAGCGATGTCTACGTCCCTTTCTGGCGCGTTGCGGCCTCGGCGCGGGCGGAATCGGTCGAGCGGCGTGGTGCGGCTGCCTGCGAGGCGCGTCGAGGCCCTGTGCTGCGTGGGCGAGAGCCGCCCGCGGCCGGGGCAGAGGCGCCTACGTGCCGGCCTGCGACGCCAGAGGCTTCTACCGCCCGCGCCAATGCCACGCCGCGCTAGCCGTCTGCTGGTGCGTGGACGCGCACGGCCAGGAACTGCCCGGCTCGAGAACCAAAGGCGCGCCGTCGTGTCCAG GTGAAGTCGAGGAAAGTGATGAGGGCGCCGAAGGAGCACCGGCAGACGACGAGGACGAGGGCGGTAGCGGCGATCGAGAGCCCGACTTGCGTGACTGA
- the LOC125053260 gene encoding inorganic pyrophosphatase, which yields MPLTCVRVSVLIPRSLSVARRFVEPVNRYIYLKSPQNFFTTAATAPHINPKMFIAEERGSAYSPDYRVYFKDENGPISPLHDIPLWADAEKGLANMVVEVPRWSNAKMEISLGEPLNPIKQDVKKGALRFVGNVFPHHGYIWNYGALPQTWENPQHVDPGTQARGDNDPIDVIEIGERVAARGDVVPVKILGTLALIDEGETDWKLIAVDARDPNADRLEDVADVERVFPGLLRATVEWFRSYKVPDGKPPNRFAFDAEPKDAAFARRVVEETHEFWRGLVSGSAAADDISKMNVSAPDSPHRVERSAAAAALAAAPPAALPQPLPPHVDKWHFVSSL from the exons ATGCCATTAACATGCGTGCGTGTTTCGGTTTTAATTCCACGAAGTTTGTCAGTTGCAAGACGGTTCGTGGAGCCGGTAAAcaggtatatttatttgaaaagtcCGCAAAATTTTTTTACGACAGCAGCAACAGCTCCACATATCAACCCCAAAATGTTCATTGCCGAGGAAAGAGGATCCGCATACTCGCCTGACTACAGGGTTTACTTTA AGGATGAGAACGGGCCGATTTCACCCCTGCACGACATTCCCCTGTGGGCCGATGCCGAAAAGGGGCTAGCCAACATGGTGGTGGAGGTGCCCCGCTGGAGCAACGCCAAGATGGAGATCAGCCTCGGCGAGCCCCTCAACCCTATCAAGCAGGACGTGAAGAAAGGCGCTTTGCGGTTCGTCGGCAACGTGTTCCCGCACCACGGCTACATCTGGAACTACGGCGCGCTGCCGCAGACGTGGGAGAACCCGCAGCACGTGGACCCGGGCACTCAGGCGCGGGGCGACAACGACCCCATCGACGTCATCGAGATCGGCGAGCGGGTCGCGGCCCGGGGCGACGTGGTGCCCGTCAAGATCCTCGGCACGCTCGCGCTCATCGACGAGGGCGAGACGGACTGGAAGCTCATCGCGGTGGACGCGCGGGACCCGAACGCCGACCGCCTCGAGGACGTCGCCGACGTCGAGCGCGTGTTCCCGGGGCTGCTGCGCGCGACCGTCGAGTGGTTCCGCTCGTACAAGGTGCCCGACGGAAAGCCGCCGAACCGGTTCGCGTTCGACGCGGAGCCGAAGGACGCGGCCTTCGCGCGGCGCGTCGTCGAGGAGACGCACGAGTTCTGGCGCGGGCTCGTGTCGGGCTCCGCCGCGGCGGACGACATCAGCAAGATGAACGTGTCGGCGCCGGACAGCCCGCACCGCGTGGAGCGCTCGGCCGCCGCCGCCGCCCTCGCCGCCGCGCCGCCCGCCGCGCTGCCGCAGCCGCTGCCGCCGCACGTCGACAAGTGGCACTTCGTCTCCAGCCTCTAG
- the LOC125052999 gene encoding proteoglycan Cow isoform X1: MRAAALIPLAALLALASARSDHDFEFDDTPEAESRRPRRYIYDPHSEVCRSLVCKKREVCLLRDSYTAFCANKKDVLRRGDVIVSAVGTGSGPDDEDVFYESRALPDQPEVVDFPVPSVKNERCVGCSGVSRGGFLCGSDNRTYSSLCRLDLHNCVHRPRPSVRLACAGFCPCPHRSSDETARIPVPRPHRTRTRSDEQERRRRRLEVRTNEVMLPRRRPSAPPQTCALDKMADRLLDWFSVLMEQAGATPPPPRGFGADCKPEVRWMFRHLDSAGDGLLQPDDLYALSHDERERCLRPFLARCGLGAGGIGRAAWCGCLRGASRPCAAWARAARGRGRGAYVPACDARGFYRPRQCHAALAVCWCVDAHGQELPGSRTKGAPSCPGEVEESDEGAEGAPADDEDEGGSGDREPDLRD, encoded by the exons ATGCGAGCCGCAGCTCTGATTCCGCTGGCAGCCTTACTGGCGCTGGCTTCTGCGCGCTCTGATCACGATTTTGAGTTCGACGATACCCCG GAGGCGGAGTCACGGCGGCCGCGTCGTTACATCTACGATCCGCACA GCGAAGTGTGCAGATCGCTGGTGTGCAAGAAGCGCGAGGTTTGTCTGCTGCGTGACTCGTATACTGCCTTCTGCGCCAATAAGAAGGATGTCCTGCGTCGCGG AGACGTCATAGTGTCGGCGGTGGGCACGGGCAGCGGGCCCGACGATGAGGACGTGTTCTACGAGTCGCGAGCTCTGCCCGACCAGCCCGAAGTGGTCGACTTTCCGGTACCTTCTGTCAAAAACGAAAG GTGCGTTGGCTGCTCGGGCGTCTCTCGCGGAGGCTTCCTATGCGGCTCCGACAACCGCACGTACTCCTCGCTCTGTCGACTCGACCTACACAACTGCGTGCACCGTCCGCGCCCTTCTGTACGCCTCGCTTGCGCCGGCTTCTGTCCGTGCCCTCACCGCAG CAGCGATGAGACAGCGCGTATCCCCGTTCCGCGCCCGCATCGCACGCGTACACGCTCCGACGAG CAGGAGCGGCGTCGGAGACGGCTCGAGGTGCGTACCAACGAGGTGATGTTGCCGCGACGTCGACCCTCTGCACCTCCGCAGACTTGCGCGCTCGACAAGATGGCCGACCGTCTTCTCGACTGGTTTTCCGTCCTGATGGAACAGGCGGGTGCGACGCCGCCGCCGCCGCGAGGTTTCGGCGCCGACTGCAAGCCTGAAGTGCGCTGGATGTTCCGTCATCTCGACTCTGCTGGCGACGGCCTATTACAACCTGACGATCTATATGCGCTGAGTCACGATGAGCGCGAGCGATGTCTACGTCCCTTTCTGGCGCGTTGCGGCCTCGGCGCGGGCGGAATCGGTCGAGCGGCGTGGTGCGGCTGCCTGCGAGGCGCGTCGAGGCCCTGTGCTGCGTGGGCGAGAGCCGCCCGCGGCCGGGGCAGAGGCGCCTACGTGCCGGCCTGCGACGCCAGAGGCTTCTACCGCCCGCGCCAATGCCACGCCGCGCTAGCCGTCTGCTGGTGCGTGGACGCGCACGGCCAGGAACTGCCCGGCTCGAGAACCAAAGGCGCGCCGTCGTGTCCAG GTGAAGTCGAGGAAAGTGATGAGGGCGCCGAAGGAGCACCGGCAGACGACGAGGACGAGGGCGGTAGCGGCGATCGAGAGCCCGACTTGCGTGACTGA
- the LOC125053353 gene encoding protein ST7 homolog isoform X2 translates to MWDSSTFLGALTPKFYVALTGTSSLISGLILIFEWWYFRKYGTSFIEQMSLSTVWAGWGSWGATRSPEGSECKVWRNPTALLRGAEYARLWAAARTAPLTYYDMNLSAQDHQAWLAAAPAWGGADEALARAWREREPAARVAAARAALRLRPDCAAALLLLAEEDAPTVLEAERVLRRAWRAGEASLRASAAAGAGGAARREAALLAHVKRRVAMCARRLGRLKDATRLFRELWREAGGAPQALQVRDNLLEVLLEQGSYADAQAVLARCEDAAAPPTATALYTAALLRARTGPEPPATEALRLAIEFNPYVPAYLLEMRSLTLPPEHVVRRGDSEALAYAFWHLRHWRRADPALRLLAATVRPRAPPPLSAAARAVDRELLPPHHGSAVGARGAPALVPLGVALCVLTTLTITLDPRGVLSAL, encoded by the exons ATGTGGGATTCGTCTACATTTCTAGGAGCCTTAACCCCAAAATTTTATGTGGCTTTGACCGGCACATCATCTCTTATTTCCGGCCTCATTCTGATATTTGAATGGTGGTATTTTAGGAAATATGGCACTTCGTTCATAGAGCAG ATGTCGCTTTCGACCGTCTGGGCCGGCTGGGGCTCGTGGGGCGCGACGCGGTCTCCGGAGGGCAGCGAGTGCAAGGTGTGGCGGAACCCCACGGCCCTCCTGCGCGGCGCCGAGTACGCGCGCCTCTGGGCCGCCGCGCGCACCGCGCCCCTCACCTACTACGACATGAACCTGTCGGCCCAGGACCACCAGGCCTGGCTCGCCGCCGCGCCCGCCTGGGGCGGAGCCGACGAGGCGCTGGCGCGCGCCTGGCGCGAGCGGGAGCCCGCGGCGCGCGTGGCGGCCGCCCGCGCCGCCCTGCGTCTGCGGCCCGACTGCGCCGCCGCGCTGCTGCTGCTCGCCGAGGAGGACGCGCCGACCGTCCTGGAG GCGGAGCGCGTGTTGCGGCGGGCGTGGCGCGCCGGCGAGGCCTCCCTGAGGGCTTCGGCGGCGGCCGGGGCCGGCGGAGCCGCGAGGCGAGAGGCGGCGCTGCTCGCGCACGTGAAGCGGCGCGTCGCCATGTGCGCGCGTCGCCTCGGCCGCCTGAAGGACGCCACGCGCCTCTTCCGCGAGCTGTGGCGCGAGGCGGGCGGAGCGCCCCAGGCGCTGCAGGTGCGCGACAATCTCCTCGAGGTGCTGCTCGAGCAAGGCTCGTACGCCGACGCGCAGGCGGTGCTGGCGCGCTGCGAGGACGCCGCGGCGCCGCCGACGGCGACGGCTCTGTACACGGCGGCGCTGCTGCGCGCGCGCACCGGCCCCGAGCCGCCGGCGACGGAGGCGCTGCGACTCGCCATCGAGTTCAACCCGTACGTGCCCGCGTACCTGCTCGAGATGCGCTCGCTGACGCTTCCGCCCGAGCACGTGGTGCGGCGCGGCGACAGCGAGGCTCTGGCGTACGCCTTCTGGCACCTGCGGCACTGGCGGCGCGCCGACCCCGCGCTGCGCCTGCTGGCGGCGACGGTGAGGCCCCGGGCTCCGCCGCCGTTGAGCGCGGCGGCCCGGGCGGTGGACCGCGAGTTGCTGCCGCCGCACCACGGCTCGGCCGTCGGAGCCCGAGGAGCTCCGGCGCTGGTGCCCCTGGGGGTGGCGCTCTGCGTGCTCACGACTCTGACGATAACGCTCGACCCGCGGGGAGTTCTCTCCGCGCTCTAG
- the LOC125053353 gene encoding protein ST7 homolog isoform X1 — protein MWDSSTFLGALTPKFYVALTGTSSLISGLILIFEWWYFRKYGTSFIEQVKWMSLSTVWAGWGSWGATRSPEGSECKVWRNPTALLRGAEYARLWAAARTAPLTYYDMNLSAQDHQAWLAAAPAWGGADEALARAWREREPAARVAAARAALRLRPDCAAALLLLAEEDAPTVLEAERVLRRAWRAGEASLRASAAAGAGGAARREAALLAHVKRRVAMCARRLGRLKDATRLFRELWREAGGAPQALQVRDNLLEVLLEQGSYADAQAVLARCEDAAAPPTATALYTAALLRARTGPEPPATEALRLAIEFNPYVPAYLLEMRSLTLPPEHVVRRGDSEALAYAFWHLRHWRRADPALRLLAATVRPRAPPPLSAAARAVDRELLPPHHGSAVGARGAPALVPLGVALCVLTTLTITLDPRGVLSAL, from the exons ATGTGGGATTCGTCTACATTTCTAGGAGCCTTAACCCCAAAATTTTATGTGGCTTTGACCGGCACATCATCTCTTATTTCCGGCCTCATTCTGATATTTGAATGGTGGTATTTTAGGAAATATGGCACTTCGTTCATAGAGCAGGTAAAATGG ATGTCGCTTTCGACCGTCTGGGCCGGCTGGGGCTCGTGGGGCGCGACGCGGTCTCCGGAGGGCAGCGAGTGCAAGGTGTGGCGGAACCCCACGGCCCTCCTGCGCGGCGCCGAGTACGCGCGCCTCTGGGCCGCCGCGCGCACCGCGCCCCTCACCTACTACGACATGAACCTGTCGGCCCAGGACCACCAGGCCTGGCTCGCCGCCGCGCCCGCCTGGGGCGGAGCCGACGAGGCGCTGGCGCGCGCCTGGCGCGAGCGGGAGCCCGCGGCGCGCGTGGCGGCCGCCCGCGCCGCCCTGCGTCTGCGGCCCGACTGCGCCGCCGCGCTGCTGCTGCTCGCCGAGGAGGACGCGCCGACCGTCCTGGAG GCGGAGCGCGTGTTGCGGCGGGCGTGGCGCGCCGGCGAGGCCTCCCTGAGGGCTTCGGCGGCGGCCGGGGCCGGCGGAGCCGCGAGGCGAGAGGCGGCGCTGCTCGCGCACGTGAAGCGGCGCGTCGCCATGTGCGCGCGTCGCCTCGGCCGCCTGAAGGACGCCACGCGCCTCTTCCGCGAGCTGTGGCGCGAGGCGGGCGGAGCGCCCCAGGCGCTGCAGGTGCGCGACAATCTCCTCGAGGTGCTGCTCGAGCAAGGCTCGTACGCCGACGCGCAGGCGGTGCTGGCGCGCTGCGAGGACGCCGCGGCGCCGCCGACGGCGACGGCTCTGTACACGGCGGCGCTGCTGCGCGCGCGCACCGGCCCCGAGCCGCCGGCGACGGAGGCGCTGCGACTCGCCATCGAGTTCAACCCGTACGTGCCCGCGTACCTGCTCGAGATGCGCTCGCTGACGCTTCCGCCCGAGCACGTGGTGCGGCGCGGCGACAGCGAGGCTCTGGCGTACGCCTTCTGGCACCTGCGGCACTGGCGGCGCGCCGACCCCGCGCTGCGCCTGCTGGCGGCGACGGTGAGGCCCCGGGCTCCGCCGCCGTTGAGCGCGGCGGCCCGGGCGGTGGACCGCGAGTTGCTGCCGCCGCACCACGGCTCGGCCGTCGGAGCCCGAGGAGCTCCGGCGCTGGTGCCCCTGGGGGTGGCGCTCTGCGTGCTCACGACTCTGACGATAACGCTCGACCCGCGGGGAGTTCTCTCCGCGCTCTAG